A genomic window from Halodesulfovibrio sp. MK-HDV includes:
- a CDS encoding ogr/Delta-like zinc finger family protein: MNKKAIVTIIAQAKSGVDYGTHGAICPCCGKRARVHTTKKSEGGIRIRYHKCKNPDCLLQQIGVDIKSVQCDEAA; this comes from the coding sequence ATGAATAAAAAAGCAATCGTTACAATTATCGCTCAAGCAAAATCCGGCGTTGATTACGGAACACACGGGGCAATCTGCCCATGCTGCGGAAAACGTGCGCGCGTTCATACCACCAAGAAATCAGAGGGCGGTATCCGCATTCGCTACCACAAATGCAAAAACCCCGATTGCCTATTACAGCAGATCGGGGTGGATATTAAGAGTGTGCAATGTGATGAGGCGGCTTGA
- a CDS encoding DNA primase family protein, which produces MSRAKKSTPATSVDKQQKTASPNSSPSNSPSPAEENAQPAAPKLTAIEVAQLSQADLRALIQAQVAEERQSIWEQTKKNYPNKDNAPKRLRDDLETPPPPAMVWQVLHVPEKRGPRVERLVESVRRQQLGDAELLIDLIGDQFCYDHKRQQFMRFTNSHWEDDAKKQHRKEVVQLAEHFDRGAKMQSKKASELQEQIEILVKKISDADEPAQADLIALAEKEKELSKAHYNNKKFNNRADKLRNDRRTVGILNMATSGEDTLGMDGTEWDKDHTLLPCVNGVIDLKTGHLLPPDPKYKMRYASECEYRGLHEEAPFWTDFLHKVFCGDQELLEYFERVIGYAVTGLDSHKEIYVAFGPSANNGKSSLFDTIKNVVGGYASTISKGVLLQSGKKVDGPDPALIVIDGLRMAIASEPDQGEKFNKEIIKQITGSDEISARGLYTSQVVFKPRCKLFIHANFMPQVNGADRAFFNRLRLIPFNASFTKNLHEVDESKHIYLAMPRSLVDEKLKEEAPGILSWIVRCARKFLSDLALNPPLSVMHEIENYKEDMDPVGAWISNWCEEHPHDSNIHTQAKHLYESFACYCKEELNIDEKYIISNRKFGDQMKQKFTRGKTNVYHYVGITIKPGYRAEDRPESNK; this is translated from the coding sequence ATGAGCCGTGCAAAGAAATCTACCCCTGCAACTTCTGTTGATAAACAACAGAAGACTGCCTCACCGAATAGTTCTCCCAGTAATTCTCCCAGTCCGGCAGAGGAAAACGCACAACCAGCTGCGCCGAAACTTACTGCCATCGAAGTTGCACAACTCAGCCAAGCAGACTTACGCGCATTGATACAAGCACAAGTAGCTGAAGAGCGACAATCAATATGGGAACAAACCAAGAAAAACTACCCGAACAAAGACAACGCGCCCAAGCGTCTGCGTGATGACCTAGAAACCCCACCGCCGCCGGCAATGGTTTGGCAGGTGTTACACGTTCCAGAAAAGCGTGGGCCGCGTGTTGAACGTCTGGTGGAATCTGTCCGCCGCCAACAGCTTGGTGATGCAGAGCTCTTGATCGATTTAATTGGTGATCAATTTTGCTACGACCACAAGCGGCAGCAGTTTATGCGATTCACAAACTCCCACTGGGAAGATGACGCAAAAAAACAGCATAGAAAAGAGGTTGTACAGCTGGCTGAACATTTTGACCGGGGCGCCAAAATGCAAAGCAAAAAAGCTTCTGAACTCCAAGAGCAGATTGAAATACTTGTCAAAAAAATAAGCGATGCAGACGAGCCTGCTCAAGCCGATCTTATTGCGCTGGCAGAAAAAGAAAAAGAATTATCTAAAGCACACTACAACAACAAAAAATTCAATAACCGTGCTGACAAGCTCCGTAACGATCGCCGCACTGTTGGCATCCTAAATATGGCAACTAGCGGTGAAGATACTCTTGGAATGGATGGTACCGAGTGGGACAAAGACCACACTCTGTTGCCCTGCGTTAATGGAGTTATTGACCTTAAAACTGGCCACCTCCTGCCGCCAGATCCGAAATACAAAATGCGTTATGCCTCGGAATGTGAATATCGTGGACTACATGAAGAAGCACCATTCTGGACTGATTTTCTTCACAAGGTGTTTTGCGGCGATCAAGAGCTGCTTGAATATTTTGAGAGAGTAATCGGCTATGCCGTCACTGGCCTAGACAGTCATAAAGAAATTTATGTTGCTTTTGGCCCCAGCGCCAACAATGGAAAATCAAGCCTCTTCGACACGATCAAAAATGTGGTTGGCGGTTATGCGTCAACAATAAGCAAGGGAGTACTCTTGCAAAGTGGAAAAAAAGTAGATGGCCCTGACCCTGCCCTAATCGTCATTGATGGTTTGCGTATGGCCATTGCTTCAGAGCCAGACCAAGGGGAAAAGTTCAACAAAGAAATTATCAAGCAAATTACCGGCTCTGATGAAATCAGCGCTCGCGGCTTGTACACGTCACAAGTGGTGTTCAAACCACGCTGCAAACTTTTTATCCACGCGAACTTCATGCCGCAAGTTAACGGGGCAGACAGAGCCTTTTTTAATCGCCTCCGTTTGATTCCATTCAATGCGAGTTTTACCAAAAATCTACATGAGGTGGATGAATCCAAGCATATCTACCTCGCCATGCCACGCAGTTTGGTGGACGAAAAGTTGAAAGAAGAAGCACCGGGTATTCTTTCTTGGATTGTGCGTTGCGCTCGAAAATTTCTTTCTGATCTTGCGCTTAACCCACCACTAAGTGTGATGCATGAGATCGAAAATTATAAGGAAGATATGGACCCTGTTGGGGCATGGATTAGCAACTGGTGCGAAGAACATCCACACGACTCAAATATCCACACTCAAGCCAAACATTTGTATGAATCTTTTGCCTGCTACTGCAAAGAAGAACTCAACATCGATGAGAAATATATCATTAGCAATCGCAAGTTTGGCGATCAAATGAAGCAGAAATTTACCCGTGGAAAAACCAACGTGTACCACTATGTTGGCATCACCATTAAGCCCGGATATCGAGCAGAAGATCGGCCTGAAAGTAATAAATAG
- a CDS encoding terminase gpA endonuclease subunit produces MQPSPIALTQSECEFFSMPEAMRSFDWIRKNVRVVAGPYKGQLWNPAISPSAEEILDILDDEQVRKVFLIAPSQSTKTTIIITWLLAALMRRLDNVGYGLADESSVRRMFTKTLHEYFRLCTPLKKKLKGIDALQNTEIQLTGGAALLGMWSGSDSRARSFSAPIVIVDEEDSYQDKSAVLAMEERTDAYTGLGLSKIARLCRPKGNEDESTIWLDANAEADTWLVREAVCPVCRTAQIMEHQNIVARDGSTDPQRIRREKLGRYQCEKCGYLWTDQARNQALMNGQLVSLRGKRKGAVVVAVHMRAWESPLVSLSDILCQWFEAQGHPRKLQRFDNNVCAKPYRFVQLKQSETELERCISKHLPVGIIPDWAKCLTFAADMQKDHFKYSVCAHGLPRAEHVVDYGVVRTFEELQQLIFESRYKTLEGNELGIWRAAVDTGGGKNKDEQTTRTMQAYLWLLSLRPGVVFGTKGMSRIRVGEAVYHKVLDKYPDGRAIRGGLSLHFIDTDLFKRDCFWRLAEGWEEEPITFHSDTTQEYLKEIASEELERQKNGKEVWVRKRANHWLDCLTTHLTLAHWQWKPSLNELAGSMQEAAPVEDAAIDAKEKPKKQENPFTDGMTLFGGEYE; encoded by the coding sequence ATGCAGCCTAGCCCGATAGCTTTAACGCAAAGTGAATGTGAATTCTTTTCCATGCCGGAAGCCATGCGCAGCTTTGATTGGATTCGTAAAAACGTGCGCGTTGTAGCAGGCCCGTACAAAGGACAGCTGTGGAATCCGGCAATATCTCCCAGCGCTGAAGAAATTCTTGATATTCTGGATGATGAGCAGGTGCGTAAGGTGTTTTTGATTGCGCCTTCACAGTCTACCAAAACAACGATTATTATTACGTGGCTGCTTGCAGCGCTTATGCGCAGACTCGACAACGTGGGCTATGGTCTTGCGGATGAAAGTTCTGTGCGCCGAATGTTTACCAAAACGCTGCATGAATATTTCCGGCTCTGCACCCCTCTAAAAAAGAAACTGAAAGGCATTGATGCCCTACAGAACACAGAAATTCAGTTAACCGGTGGAGCTGCCCTTCTCGGCATGTGGTCTGGTTCTGACTCCCGCGCCCGTTCTTTTTCTGCACCTATCGTAATTGTCGATGAAGAAGACAGCTATCAGGACAAATCTGCAGTACTAGCAATGGAAGAACGAACAGACGCTTACACAGGGCTTGGGCTTTCCAAGATCGCGCGATTATGCCGCCCCAAAGGGAATGAGGATGAGTCCACAATCTGGCTTGATGCCAACGCCGAGGCCGATACATGGCTAGTGCGTGAAGCTGTATGCCCCGTCTGCCGTACTGCACAGATAATGGAACACCAGAATATTGTAGCGCGTGATGGTAGCACAGACCCGCAGCGTATCCGCCGTGAAAAGCTTGGGCGTTACCAGTGCGAAAAATGCGGCTATTTGTGGACAGATCAGGCGCGAAACCAAGCACTAATGAACGGCCAGCTTGTTTCCCTCCGTGGTAAGCGCAAAGGGGCTGTTGTTGTGGCTGTGCATATGCGCGCATGGGAATCTCCACTTGTGTCGCTCTCTGACATTCTATGCCAGTGGTTTGAGGCGCAGGGACACCCGCGCAAGCTTCAGCGCTTCGACAACAATGTGTGTGCAAAGCCCTATAGATTCGTGCAGCTCAAGCAGAGCGAAACAGAACTGGAGCGTTGCATCTCCAAGCACCTTCCTGTTGGCATAATTCCGGACTGGGCAAAGTGCCTGACCTTTGCAGCTGACATGCAGAAAGATCACTTTAAATATTCTGTCTGCGCGCATGGCCTGCCCCGTGCTGAGCATGTTGTGGATTATGGCGTGGTACGAACCTTTGAAGAGTTGCAACAGCTCATTTTCGAAAGCCGGTACAAAACGCTGGAAGGAAATGAGCTTGGAATTTGGCGCGCTGCAGTCGATACCGGCGGCGGCAAAAACAAGGACGAACAAACCACCAGAACCATGCAGGCATATTTATGGCTGCTGTCTCTGCGTCCGGGTGTTGTGTTTGGAACAAAAGGTATGAGCCGCATTCGTGTCGGTGAAGCCGTCTATCACAAAGTGCTGGATAAGTACCCAGACGGACGCGCCATACGAGGCGGCTTGTCTCTGCACTTTATCGATACAGACCTATTCAAGCGTGACTGCTTCTGGAGATTAGCTGAAGGCTGGGAAGAAGAGCCGATAACCTTCCACAGCGACACCACACAGGAATACCTCAAAGAAATTGCTTCAGAAGAGCTTGAACGACAAAAGAACGGCAAAGAAGTATGGGTACGCAAGCGGGCTAACCACTGGCTGGATTGCCTGACAACACACCTCACCCTTGCCCACTGGCAATGGAAGCCAAGCTTAAATGAACTTGCAGGCAGTATGCAGGAAGCAGCTCCGGTGGAAGATGCAGCAATTGATGCGAAAGAGAAACCAAAGAAACAGGAAAACCCGTTCACAGATGGCATGACATTATTTGGAGGTGAGTATGAATAA
- the uvrA gene encoding excinuclease ABC subunit UvrA: MTKDNVIHIEGARQHNLKNLTLDIPRDELVVVCGPSGSGKSTLAFDLVYAEGQRRYVESLSAYARQFLPQMDKPDVDKIEGLSPAISLEQTASTRNPRSTVGTVTEIYDFLRVFYARLGTMYCPKCDKPISARAADEIINEILELETGTKFMLLAPLVEHQKGTHADKFKKLKAQGFVRVRINGEMHTIDDAPELEKNKKHTLDLVIDRLVIKEGLRGRLADSVELALKYGEGRLIISIVGGEDRALSTESVCPTCKISLPRLSPQLFSFNSPQGACSRCSGIGSVDYFEPNLLAPNKGLSLKTGGLLPWKNPKVMERYSDDLTALGKKNGFTLETPFADFSAKAWKALFQGQGDWPGVVSLLERGMQFGHAWRDELSRYRQSHPCPACDGARLKKESLSVRIGEHSIHAFCSLSIWRALEWLQQQTFSESHMVVAEPLLKELTHRLGFMVNVGLDYISLSRNMSTLSGGEAQRIRLASQLGSGLVGVTYVLDEPSIGLHPKDNVRLINTLRSLQKRGNTVLVVEHDEATMREADTLIELGPGSGMLGGEIMFNGTVDKMLSEADTLTAKYMRGEMVIDIPEVRRVAENDLVLQGVSTNNLQNLNVKFPLGTLTCVTGPSGSGKSSLVVDSLYKHIALANSIKVDNPGQIKGIKGLEDIERIVAIDQTPIGRTPRSNPATYTKIFDEIRNIFAMTPDAKKRGYKPGRFSFNVRGGRCEACSGDGQIRVEMHFLPDVYVTCDVCGGKRYSHETLEVRYKDKNIADVLSMTVRQAKAFFENHPTLKRRLSVLEDVGLEYIRLGQPATTLSGGEAQRIKISRELGKRNLPGTLYILDEPTTGLHMHEVGKLIRVLQKLVDKGATVIVIEHNTDVIMAADYVIDLGPGGGENGGRVVSAGTPEEIINDTNSVTGTYLVAEQAVRNSS; encoded by the coding sequence ATGACCAAAGATAATGTGATTCATATTGAAGGTGCCCGACAGCATAACTTGAAGAATCTTACTCTCGATATCCCGAGAGATGAGCTAGTTGTTGTGTGTGGCCCGTCGGGTTCTGGTAAGTCTACGCTTGCTTTTGACCTTGTATATGCAGAAGGTCAGCGACGCTATGTGGAATCTCTTTCTGCGTATGCTCGACAGTTCTTGCCGCAGATGGATAAGCCGGACGTGGATAAAATTGAAGGACTTTCTCCTGCAATATCTTTGGAGCAGACGGCCTCTACCCGTAACCCGCGTTCTACAGTGGGTACAGTGACAGAAATCTATGACTTCCTGCGTGTGTTTTATGCTCGCCTTGGAACCATGTATTGTCCTAAGTGTGACAAGCCGATTTCTGCCCGCGCTGCAGATGAAATCATTAATGAAATTTTAGAGCTGGAAACCGGCACAAAATTTATGCTGTTGGCTCCGCTTGTTGAACACCAGAAGGGCACCCATGCTGACAAGTTCAAAAAGCTGAAGGCGCAGGGTTTTGTACGTGTGCGCATTAATGGGGAAATGCATACCATTGATGACGCTCCAGAGCTTGAAAAAAACAAGAAGCATACACTTGATCTTGTTATCGATCGTCTTGTTATTAAGGAAGGCTTACGCGGACGTTTAGCGGACTCTGTTGAACTTGCGCTTAAATATGGTGAAGGAAGACTCATCATTTCCATTGTCGGTGGTGAAGATAGAGCCCTTTCTACTGAGTCGGTTTGTCCTACCTGTAAGATCAGTCTGCCGCGCCTTTCTCCACAGCTATTTTCCTTCAACAGTCCACAGGGTGCATGTTCCCGATGCTCCGGTATCGGTTCTGTAGACTATTTCGAACCAAATTTACTTGCGCCGAATAAGGGCTTATCCCTTAAAACCGGCGGCCTGTTGCCTTGGAAGAATCCTAAAGTCATGGAACGTTATTCTGATGACCTGACGGCTCTGGGCAAAAAGAACGGCTTTACGCTGGAAACTCCTTTCGCTGATTTTTCTGCTAAAGCATGGAAGGCGTTATTTCAAGGTCAAGGCGATTGGCCTGGCGTTGTTTCTTTACTCGAACGTGGTATGCAGTTTGGTCATGCATGGCGTGATGAGCTTTCCCGCTACAGACAAAGCCATCCTTGTCCGGCTTGTGATGGCGCGCGATTGAAAAAAGAATCTCTTTCTGTGCGCATTGGTGAGCATTCAATTCACGCGTTCTGTTCTCTGTCTATCTGGCGTGCTCTTGAGTGGCTACAGCAGCAGACATTCTCAGAATCACATATGGTAGTGGCAGAGCCGTTGTTGAAAGAGTTAACTCATCGTCTTGGATTTATGGTGAACGTAGGGCTGGATTACATTTCTCTTAGCCGTAATATGTCCACATTGTCCGGTGGTGAAGCACAACGTATTCGTCTTGCCTCTCAGCTCGGTTCCGGCCTTGTAGGGGTAACTTACGTGTTGGATGAACCTTCTATTGGCTTGCATCCTAAAGATAATGTCCGCCTTATCAATACGCTTCGTAGTTTGCAGAAGCGTGGTAACACCGTGCTTGTTGTTGAACATGATGAAGCAACAATGCGTGAAGCAGATACGCTTATTGAGCTTGGACCTGGTTCCGGTATGCTCGGTGGTGAAATAATGTTTAATGGTACTGTCGATAAAATGCTTAGCGAAGCAGACACTCTTACCGCTAAATACATGCGCGGTGAGATGGTGATCGATATCCCTGAAGTGCGCCGCGTTGCTGAAAATGATCTTGTACTGCAGGGCGTTTCTACGAACAACTTGCAAAACCTGAATGTTAAATTCCCGCTTGGTACACTTACCTGTGTAACTGGGCCTTCTGGTTCCGGTAAAAGTTCGCTTGTTGTGGATTCTTTGTACAAGCACATCGCACTGGCAAATTCCATTAAGGTGGATAACCCGGGACAGATTAAAGGGATTAAAGGGCTGGAGGATATTGAACGTATTGTTGCAATCGATCAGACTCCTATTGGACGAACACCGCGTTCTAACCCTGCGACCTATACTAAAATTTTTGATGAAATCCGTAATATCTTTGCCATGACACCGGATGCAAAAAAACGCGGCTACAAGCCGGGGCGTTTTAGCTTCAACGTTCGTGGCGGACGTTGTGAAGCCTGTAGCGGTGATGGTCAGATTCGCGTTGAAATGCATTTCCTTCCAGATGTGTATGTCACTTGTGATGTCTGCGGTGGTAAACGCTACAGCCATGAGACCCTTGAGGTTCGTTATAAAGATAAAAACATTGCAGATGTTCTGAGCATGACGGTTCGTCAGGCGAAAGCGTTCTTTGAAAATCACCCTACATTGAAACGCCGTCTATCTGTTTTGGAAGACGTAGGACTTGAATATATCCGTCTTGGACAGCCAGCGACGACTCTTTCCGGTGGTGAGGCTCAGCGTATTAAGATTTCTAGAGAGCTTGGTAAACGTAACCTTCCTGGAACATTGTATATTCTTGATGAACCGACAACCGGATTGCATATGCACGAGGTTGGCAAGTTGATACGCGTACTGCAAAAATTAGTAGATAAAGGCGCAACTGTTATTGTTATTGAACATAATACCGATGTTATAATGGCAGCTGACTATGTGATCGACCTTGGTCCCGGTGGTGGTGAGAATGGTGGGCGCGTTGTTTCAGCGGGAACTCCGGAGGAGATTATCAACGACACTAACTCTGTCACTGGTACATATTTAGTTGCAGAGCAAGCAGTTAGGAATAGTTCATAG